The proteins below are encoded in one region of Apium graveolens cultivar Ventura chromosome 4, ASM990537v1, whole genome shotgun sequence:
- the LOC141718815 gene encoding uncharacterized protein LOC141718815 has product MILRGLEKRFEESKKTWSEELPNGLWSYRTTPRTSTGETPFKLAYGSEAMLPIETGSTSHRNVNFDEISNIEGLRTNLKLLDEVRDCIVQKMESYKEKTKLYFGKRPRSGSMKQAI; this is encoded by the coding sequence ATGATCCTCCGTGGGTTGGAAAAGAGGTTTGAAGAGTCAAAGAAGACCTGGTCAGAGGAGCTCCCAAATGGCTTGTGGTCTTACAGAACCACCCCCAGGACGAGCACCGGGGAAACCCCTTTCAAGCTCGCATATGGATCAGAAGCCATGCTCCCTATTGAAACCGGATCCACGTCTCATCGAAATGTCAATTTCGACGAGATATCCAATATTGAAGGCCTGAGAACTAACTTGAAACTGCTAGATGAAGTAAGAGACTGTATTGTACAAAAGATGGAAAGTTACAAGGAAAAAACGAAACTCTACTTCGGCAAAAGGCCAAGATCGGGGAGCATGAAGCAGGCAATTTAG